In one window of Candidatus Omnitrophota bacterium DNA:
- a CDS encoding RNB domain-containing ribonuclease: protein MNFSSFIDLRVVARRAMAEYGFWSEFPAPVAHEVADLKEKDPEAVPNGKVRDLRDLLWSSIDNVDSKDLDQLEFCERRQNREIRVMVAIADVDGYVPKGCKTDDHARYNGTSVYTGVEVFPMLPDRLSADLSSLVPDGERFAVIVEYFVLKDGSVRSGDVFQARVSNKAKLVYESVGEWLEGAGPVPELAKSIPGLEEQLLLQDEASQRLHEFRMGNGALELETIEVTPVMKGDEVADLVLKKKNPARLIVENFMVAANSTMVRFLEKHDCPYIQRIVRTPERWPRIRQIALELGEELPADPDSKALSDFLARQRHADLKHFPDLSLTIVKLIGAGEYVMAEPGRPKEGHFGLAVHDYTHSTAPNRRYVDLIVQRLIKAVLSGENMPYTKTELAEIAGWCTDRDKSSKKVERFMRKVAGAMLLRGKIGQEFDALVTGASDKGTYVRLLSPPVEGRVMRNEKGMEIGQSVRVKLIAMEPEKGYIDFEGVTV, encoded by the coding sequence ATGAATTTTTCTTCGTTCATCGATCTTCGGGTTGTTGCGCGCCGTGCCATGGCCGAGTACGGTTTCTGGTCAGAGTTCCCGGCGCCGGTGGCCCATGAGGTGGCCGATCTTAAAGAAAAGGATCCGGAGGCCGTTCCCAACGGAAAGGTGAGGGACTTGAGGGACCTTTTGTGGTCCTCCATCGACAATGTGGATTCCAAGGACCTGGACCAGCTGGAATTTTGCGAGCGCCGCCAAAACCGCGAGATCCGCGTGATGGTCGCCATCGCGGACGTGGACGGTTACGTGCCCAAGGGCTGCAAGACCGATGACCATGCCCGATACAACGGCACGTCGGTTTATACGGGGGTTGAGGTCTTCCCCATGCTGCCGGACCGGCTTTCGGCGGACCTGTCGTCCCTGGTCCCCGACGGCGAACGTTTCGCCGTCATCGTCGAATACTTTGTCCTCAAGGACGGCAGTGTCCGTTCCGGCGACGTGTTCCAGGCCCGCGTGAGCAATAAAGCCAAATTGGTTTATGAATCCGTCGGAGAATGGCTGGAGGGGGCCGGGCCGGTCCCGGAATTGGCGAAAAGCATCCCGGGGCTGGAGGAACAGCTCCTTTTGCAGGACGAGGCCTCGCAGCGCCTGCACGAATTCCGGATGGGAAACGGGGCCCTGGAATTGGAGACCATCGAGGTGACCCCGGTGATGAAAGGGGACGAGGTCGCGGACCTGGTACTGAAAAAGAAGAATCCCGCGCGGCTGATTGTCGAGAATTTTATGGTGGCGGCCAATAGCACGATGGTCCGTTTTCTGGAGAAACATGATTGTCCGTATATCCAGCGCATCGTGCGCACGCCCGAGCGATGGCCGAGGATCCGCCAGATCGCGCTGGAACTGGGGGAAGAGCTGCCGGCGGACCCCGATTCCAAGGCCCTTTCGGATTTCCTGGCCCGGCAGAGGCACGCGGATCTGAAGCATTTCCCTGACCTGTCGCTGACGATCGTCAAGCTCATCGGCGCGGGCGAATATGTGATGGCCGAACCCGGACGTCCCAAGGAAGGCCACTTCGGGCTCGCGGTCCATGACTACACCCATTCGACCGCGCCCAACCGCCGTTATGTGGATTTGATCGTCCAGCGGCTCATCAAGGCCGTGCTCTCCGGGGAGAACATGCCCTACACGAAGACGGAGCTCGCCGAGATCGCCGGCTGGTGCACGGACCGCGACAAGTCGTCCAAAAAAGTCGAGCGCTTCATGCGCAAGGTGGCCGGCGCCATGCTCCTGCGCGGCAAGATCGGCCAGGAGTTCGACGCGCTCGTGACCGGCGCGTCCGACAAAGGCACATACGTGCGCCTGCTGTCCCCGCCGGTGGAAGGCCGGGTCATGCGCAACGAGAAAGGCATGGAGATCGGCCAGAGCGTCCGGGTGAAGCTGATCGCCATGGAGCCGGAGAAGGGCTACATCGATTTTGAAGGCGTGACGGTTTGA
- a CDS encoding endonuclease/exonuclease/phosphatase family protein, whose amino-acid sequence MPLIPLSKTRRASCLGRLLVFFVLIVLAILYFNPWLRKIALDAVAERYPQTKTWPDKAAKAAGDARDLAVSGYNKGKKLLQSSLPSSSPAPKAAPPSRPAKLTGEKDEIRIGSFNIRIFSNNSRTDDELQQIADILKYYDVIAIQELRDGKVLQRTTDILAQMGQVYDYIVSPPTGRGVKERYAFVFRPDKIQLIGEGRLYDDPRDVFMRSPFYATFRAGNFDFTLITVHLVYGDFKDARRKEIHHLARVYREVMDTDPREKDIIVLGDFNLPPVDSGWADFKAIPEMIHLISPPEKTTITDTSLYDNFWFQRDSLREYTGRAGVIRFDENMFQNDDAGAERAVSDHRPIWADFRTSMQDDD is encoded by the coding sequence ATGCCCCTGATCCCCTTGTCAAAAACACGCAGGGCCTCCTGCCTGGGACGGCTCCTCGTCTTTTTCGTCCTGATCGTCCTGGCGATCCTGTATTTTAATCCCTGGTTACGGAAGATCGCCCTGGACGCGGTCGCGGAGCGTTACCCTCAGACCAAAACCTGGCCGGACAAGGCGGCCAAGGCCGCCGGGGATGCGCGTGATCTGGCCGTCTCCGGGTACAATAAAGGGAAAAAGCTCCTTCAATCCTCCCTGCCCTCGTCATCTCCGGCCCCAAAAGCCGCGCCCCCCTCCCGCCCCGCCAAATTGACCGGGGAAAAAGACGAAATCCGCATCGGCTCGTTCAACATCCGGATATTCTCCAACAACAGCCGCACGGATGACGAACTCCAGCAGATCGCCGATATTCTAAAATATTATGATGTGATCGCCATCCAGGAACTGCGCGACGGGAAGGTCCTCCAGCGGACAACCGATATCCTGGCGCAGATGGGCCAGGTTTACGACTACATCGTCAGCCCCCCGACCGGGCGAGGCGTGAAAGAGCGGTACGCCTTTGTCTTCCGCCCGGACAAGATCCAGCTCATCGGCGAAGGCCGCCTCTACGACGACCCGCGCGACGTCTTCATGCGCTCGCCGTTTTACGCGACGTTCCGGGCGGGGAATTTCGATTTCACCCTGATCACGGTGCACCTCGTCTACGGCGACTTCAAAGACGCCCGGCGCAAGGAAATCCACCATCTGGCCAGGGTTTACCGCGAGGTCATGGACACCGACCCACGGGAAAAGGACATCATCGTCCTCGGAGACTTTAACCTCCCGCCGGTGGACAGCGGATGGGCGGACTTTAAGGCCATCCCGGAGATGATCCATCTCATCAGCCCGCCGGAGAAGACCACCATCACCGACACCAGCCTTTATGATAATTTCTGGTTCCAGAGAGATTCGCTGCGGGAATACACGGGGCGGGCCGGGGTCATCCGGTTTGACGAAAACATGTTCCAAAACGATGACGCCGGCGCCGAACGGGCGGTTTCCGACCACCGGCCCATCTGGGCGGATTTCCGGACGTCGATGCAGGATGACGACTGA
- a CDS encoding dicarboxylate/amino acid:cation symporter has product MTDKKQFLKSYGFSLLLLVSISIGAVLGFCLKGSAVVLKPLGDVFLNLLFTTVVPLVFFSISSSVASMGDRKRLGRIMGWMMLIFIGTGIVSSVLMVAGVMCYPPASGVRLDLLPPPPAETFNVSEQIVRAFTVADFRDLLSKKNMLALIVFAILVGLAASLSGEKARPFTQFLAAGNEVMGRLIRLIMLYAPVGLGAYFAYLVGVFGPELMGSYLRAMALYYPLAIGYFVAAFSLYAFLAGGGRGVRTFWTNIIPAAFTALGTGSSVATIPTNLEAARKTGVPEDIREIVIPIGATIHMDGSCLAAILKIAFLFGIFNMDFSGPGTIVTAIGIALLSGTVMSGIPGGGFIGEILIVTLYGFPPEALPVISMIGTLVDPPATMVNAAGDNVASMLVARVMEGRNWMKKDLGGQ; this is encoded by the coding sequence GTGACGGACAAAAAACAATTCCTGAAGAGTTACGGGTTTTCTCTTCTTCTGCTGGTATCCATTTCTATCGGCGCGGTCCTGGGCTTTTGCCTCAAGGGCAGCGCCGTGGTCCTCAAACCGCTCGGCGACGTTTTTCTGAACTTGCTGTTCACCACCGTGGTTCCCCTGGTGTTTTTTTCAATTTCTTCCAGTGTGGCCTCGATGGGGGACAGGAAGCGGCTGGGGAGGATCATGGGATGGATGATGCTGATCTTCATCGGGACAGGGATCGTCTCGTCCGTTCTCATGGTGGCCGGGGTGATGTGTTATCCTCCGGCTTCGGGCGTCCGGCTGGACTTGCTGCCCCCGCCGCCGGCGGAGACGTTCAATGTCTCCGAGCAGATTGTCCGGGCGTTCACGGTCGCGGATTTCCGGGACCTGCTGTCCAAGAAAAACATGCTGGCCCTGATCGTCTTCGCGATCCTTGTCGGACTGGCGGCGTCCCTGAGCGGGGAGAAGGCCCGCCCCTTCACGCAGTTTCTGGCCGCCGGCAACGAGGTCATGGGACGGCTGATCCGGCTGATCATGCTGTACGCGCCGGTCGGCCTGGGGGCGTATTTCGCCTATCTTGTCGGGGTTTTCGGCCCGGAATTGATGGGTTCCTACCTGCGCGCCATGGCCCTGTATTATCCCCTGGCCATCGGGTATTTTGTTGCCGCGTTTTCGCTGTACGCCTTCCTGGCCGGCGGGGGGAGAGGCGTGAGGACATTCTGGACCAACATCATCCCGGCCGCGTTCACGGCCCTCGGGACCGGGAGCAGTGTCGCGACGATCCCGACAAACCTGGAGGCCGCCCGCAAGACCGGCGTGCCGGAGGACATCCGCGAGATCGTGATCCCCATTGGAGCGACGATTCACATGGACGGCTCCTGCCTGGCCGCCATTCTCAAGATCGCTTTCCTGTTCGGGATTTTTAACATGGATTTTTCCGGGCCCGGCACGATCGTCACCGCGATCGGCATCGCCCTGCTGAGCGGCACGGTCATGAGCGGGATTCCCGGCGGCGGCTTCATCGGCGAGATCCTGATCGTCACCCTGTACGGTTTTCCCCCGGAGGCCCTGCCGGTGATCTCCATGATCGGCACGCTCGTGGACCCGCCCGCCACCATGGTCAACGCCGCCGGAGACAACGTGGCGAGCATGCTGGTCGCCCGGGTGATGGAAGGCAGAAACTGGATGAAGAAAGATCTTGGCGGACAATAA
- a CDS encoding DUF3592 domain-containing protein produces the protein MPRVIAFGFCSIFLIVGLAVMNMGFKQIQKSKLSMTWPTVEGVVSSSDMGRHRDSDRGTTYSADVTYRYVLEGTTYVSSKVRYGSLNTSNPADAQRVLNRYPVGTKVSVHFNPDDPYESVLEPGMHGGVWFFPVFGSVFALVGAGMMFAVSRADFTGLAARGGGRATFFKK, from the coding sequence ATGCCGCGTGTGATCGCCTTTGGCTTTTGCAGCATTTTCTTGATCGTCGGCCTTGCCGTCATGAACATGGGGTTCAAACAGATCCAGAAATCGAAATTGAGCATGACCTGGCCGACGGTGGAGGGCGTGGTCTCGTCTTCGGACATGGGACGCCATCGCGACAGTGATCGCGGGACGACATACAGCGCGGATGTCACCTATCGATATGTTCTGGAGGGGACGACGTACGTCAGCAGCAAAGTCCGTTACGGCAGTCTCAATACCTCCAACCCCGCGGACGCCCAGCGGGTCCTGAATCGTTATCCGGTCGGGACAAAGGTCTCGGTGCATTTCAATCCGGACGATCCGTACGAATCGGTGCTGGAGCCGGGCATGCACGGCGGGGTGTGGTTCTTCCCGGTTTTCGGGTCGGTCTTTGCCCTGGTGGGCGCCGGGATGATGTTCGCGGTCTCCCGCGCCGATTTTACAGGCTTGGCCGCCAGGGGAGGCGGGCGGGCCACATTTTTCAAAAAATAA
- a CDS encoding M15 family metallopeptidase — translation MTNRFSWISPRLLVIFALAFSAFIVSREGSCAGAVKEIEGLVRVQDVDPDIAVELRYATENNFTGKKIYPVAACALRKETAQKLAAANVRFLRDGYRIKVWDGYRPPYVQKIFWDILPDDRYVANPNAGGSRHNRGGAVDVTLIDASGRELEMPSAYDDFSEKARRDSPSASPEARRNAEYLARVMGESGFAFYEHEWWHFDDPGYKDFPLVDVQLEKFLDEPPATLAGLDPDTAQAVVVEPLSESGADALLTGWQKNGEGSWQPVIGPVAAVLGKNGLALAGEKREGDGRTPAGVFRLGTAFGYTASVKTGLSYRQATDNDFWVDDPESPDYNLWVQGPVQAKSFEKMKREDDLYKYGVVMEYNTDPVVPGNGSAIFLHVWRGFGRPTAGCVAVAEPDLLHLLEWLDARQSPVLITQPLGC, via the coding sequence ATGACCAACCGGTTTTCATGGATTTCCCCCCGGCTCCTTGTCATTTTCGCCCTGGCGTTCTCCGCATTTATTGTTTCCCGGGAGGGGTCCTGCGCCGGGGCTGTCAAAGAAATTGAAGGCCTTGTCCGCGTTCAGGATGTTGATCCCGACATCGCCGTCGAATTGCGTTACGCGACGGAAAATAATTTTACCGGCAAGAAAATTTATCCCGTGGCGGCTTGCGCGCTTCGTAAAGAGACCGCGCAAAAACTGGCCGCCGCCAACGTGCGTTTCCTCCGGGACGGGTACCGGATCAAGGTCTGGGACGGGTACCGCCCGCCGTACGTCCAAAAAATTTTCTGGGACATCCTGCCTGATGACCGTTATGTCGCCAATCCCAACGCCGGCGGTTCGAGGCATAACCGCGGAGGAGCGGTGGATGTCACGCTGATCGACGCTTCGGGGCGGGAACTGGAAATGCCGTCGGCCTATGATGATTTTTCCGAAAAAGCCCGCCGGGACAGTCCTTCGGCCTCACCGGAGGCCCGCCGGAACGCCGAATATCTCGCCCGTGTCATGGGGGAGAGCGGTTTCGCGTTTTACGAGCATGAATGGTGGCATTTTGACGATCCCGGTTATAAGGATTTCCCGCTGGTGGATGTCCAGCTGGAAAAGTTCCTGGACGAACCGCCGGCTACCCTGGCGGGCTTGGATCCGGACACAGCCCAGGCCGTTGTTGTCGAGCCGCTGTCGGAGTCGGGGGCGGACGCGTTGTTGACCGGCTGGCAGAAAAATGGAGAGGGAAGCTGGCAGCCCGTGATCGGCCCGGTGGCCGCTGTTTTGGGAAAAAACGGACTTGCCCTGGCCGGAGAGAAACGTGAAGGCGACGGCCGCACCCCTGCCGGGGTTTTCCGTCTGGGGACCGCGTTCGGCTACACGGCATCTGTCAAAACAGGATTATCTTACCGGCAAGCGACGGACAACGATTTCTGGGTTGACGATCCTGAATCCCCGGATTACAACCTCTGGGTCCAAGGTCCTGTGCAAGCCAAATCTTTCGAGAAGATGAAGAGAGAGGACGATCTGTACAAATACGGCGTTGTGATGGAATACAACACCGATCCTGTTGTCCCGGGTAACGGCAGCGCGATATTTCTCCATGTCTGGCGCGGTTTCGGCCGGCCGACCGCCGGCTGTGTGGCTGTTGCCGAGCCGGATCTCCTTCACCTGCTGGAGTGGCTGGATGCCCGGCAGTCGCCGGTCCTCATCACTCAGCCTCTGGGTTGCTGA
- a CDS encoding mechanosensitive ion channel translates to MRSRSILRCVFSAAWMSWAGDAFAQAAAEAKSVEEVAAEQIDTAKNLVGLIMEFVVKYSFQVLGGLIVLVAGWMVSRYIANLFGKFLEKKNIDITIAKFLVSGVQFLILSFAVIVALGNFGIQIAPLIAGVSVAGFGLSFAMQGPLSNYAAGATLIFTKPFKVGEIIEVAGVVGEVTDIKLPRTELKTVDGQMIVVPNKHIIGEVIHNYSTAKLLELKVGVSYKADIQKAIDLIGGIIRADARIVNSSKARAGISEFGDSSVNLSARVWCKQDDYWDVLFDTNKGIFDALQKNGVEIPFPQRDVHIYKET, encoded by the coding sequence ATGAGAAGTCGGTCTATTTTACGGTGTGTGTTTTCGGCGGCATGGATGTCCTGGGCCGGCGATGCCTTTGCCCAGGCCGCGGCAGAGGCCAAATCGGTCGAGGAAGTGGCCGCGGAGCAGATCGATACGGCCAAGAATCTGGTGGGTCTCATCATGGAATTCGTGGTCAAATACAGTTTCCAGGTGCTGGGCGGCTTGATCGTGCTGGTCGCCGGCTGGATGGTGTCCAGGTATATTGCCAATCTATTCGGGAAATTCCTGGAGAAGAAAAATATCGATATCACCATCGCCAAATTCCTGGTGAGCGGCGTCCAGTTTCTGATTTTGTCGTTCGCGGTGATCGTGGCCCTGGGAAATTTCGGGATTCAGATCGCGCCTTTGATCGCCGGCGTCAGCGTGGCGGGTTTCGGCTTGAGTTTCGCCATGCAGGGGCCGCTGTCCAACTACGCCGCCGGAGCCACGCTGATTTTTACCAAGCCCTTCAAGGTCGGGGAGATCATTGAGGTCGCCGGGGTCGTGGGCGAGGTCACGGACATCAAACTGCCGCGCACCGAGCTCAAGACCGTGGACGGGCAGATGATCGTGGTTCCCAACAAGCACATCATCGGCGAGGTCATCCACAATTATTCCACGGCCAAGCTTCTGGAGCTCAAGGTCGGGGTCAGTTACAAGGCCGATATCCAGAAGGCCATCGATCTGATCGGCGGGATCATCCGGGCCGACGCGCGGATCGTGAACAGCAGCAAGGCCAGGGCCGGCATCTCGGAGTTCGGGGATTCGAGCGTCAATCTGTCCGCCCGCGTGTGGTGCAAGCAGGACGATTACTGGGATGTCCTGTTCGACACCAACAAGGGGATCTTCGATGCCCTTCAGAAAAACGGCGTTGAAATTCCGTTCCCGCAGAGAGACGTGCACATTTATAAAGAAACATAA
- a CDS encoding SDR family oxidoreductase, translating into MKKTALITGASSGIGMEFARVFASEQYDLVLVARREERLKELAQDLHEKHGVSVKNIISDLTEVGAARSIYQEVRDNDIVVDVLVNNAGFGGFGEFARSDLQKMTEMVQVNVAVLMQLTRLFLDDMIARKEGRILNVASMAAFVPGPLMSVYYASKAFVLSFSEAVASELKGTGVFITVLCPGPVQSEFQLVAYRENPSVTRKRRIPTAAETARFGYEAMKEKKLIAITGFTNKAIPFFVRLLPRQFLAEIARRRQELHRKTTHTAG; encoded by the coding sequence ATGAAAAAGACGGCGTTGATCACTGGCGCTTCCAGCGGCATCGGGATGGAGTTCGCCAGGGTGTTTGCCTCGGAACAATATGACCTGGTCCTTGTCGCCCGCCGGGAAGAGCGGTTAAAAGAGCTGGCCCAGGACCTCCACGAGAAACACGGCGTGTCGGTGAAGAACATCATCAGCGACCTGACCGAGGTGGGCGCGGCCCGCAGCATTTATCAGGAGGTCCGGGACAACGATATCGTTGTGGACGTCCTGGTGAACAACGCCGGCTTCGGCGGGTTTGGGGAATTCGCCCGGTCCGATCTGCAGAAAATGACCGAGATGGTCCAGGTGAACGTGGCGGTCCTGATGCAGCTCACCCGGCTTTTTCTGGACGACATGATCGCCCGGAAGGAGGGGCGCATCCTTAACGTCGCGTCCATGGCCGCGTTCGTTCCGGGGCCGCTGATGTCCGTGTATTACGCGAGCAAGGCGTTTGTCCTGTCCTTCTCGGAGGCCGTGGCCAGCGAGTTGAAAGGCACCGGCGTTTTCATCACGGTGCTGTGCCCGGGCCCGGTCCAGTCGGAATTCCAACTGGTGGCCTACCGTGAAAATCCGTCCGTCACCCGCAAGCGCCGGATACCGACAGCCGCCGAGACGGCGCGGTTCGGGTATGAAGCCATGAAAGAAAAGAAACTCATCGCGATCACCGGCTTCACGAACAAGGCCATTCCTTTTTTTGTCCGGCTCCTGCCGCGCCAATTCCTCGCCGAGATCGCCCGCCGGAGGCAGGAGCTTCACCGCAAAACCACCCACACGGCCGGGTGA
- a CDS encoding YfhO family protein: protein MIRKFDSHFFLLALAVVAANLLYLDPRFIPVHDTMYQFSFYHFFYSEWFFHGHIAQWLPFSTYGLPAHFHQIQVLTPVHYVVMFFGSIFRAEDAMLLFKIGVVGEQIFFLLGVYRLSRLIYQNRLAVLAVGVAAAVSTVWYSNLHDSLRFGYMLPWVVYYVVLFSRTLRPIFLWWAGILGLMWWVVGSTAYHIIAEFWAVAVFAALLLCRTKGVFRALVSATKENILGFLAFLGLTVYFGVYYRLALQDLVFSSPGRDPGTGASSMESFLTYGGTADLGMLLRAFLFADPPFLPVSSAVDMTVYIGFLPFLFFLLAVVKCRDRLFFCLFLTTAFVALLSFGGALAKLCYHLPGMAYYRHLGSLAALVKVLVLLGSGYGVDEFLKWMSKDPGKQRVLAGLLLLAIFGDLMFFQVRLHAQAPRLPDEQVRAMDSVKVHQAGYQPVRVLDPLDDRQRQAWQLLTFSPMTAKYTGSFNFVQMDVCDPVYRMDLLSSRVRRLVPIPGVQRFLVGCYYPKMHLTSRAVFVPTVEEAAFQIMKIRHPSDPVVLRGKPPASPREGTEKGRQGLPQGGHVEKFTANELVARISVPGDGGWLVYADAFHPNWRATVNGKSVPVLEANLAFKAVALSAGENVVRFFYSPAQTAMTVVLALLGLGFGLLFCADFCRELFCEK from the coding sequence ATGATACGCAAATTCGATTCCCATTTTTTTCTGCTGGCCCTGGCCGTTGTTGCCGCCAACCTGCTGTATCTGGATCCGCGGTTTATTCCCGTCCACGACACGATGTATCAGTTTTCTTTTTATCATTTTTTTTACAGCGAATGGTTCTTTCACGGGCACATCGCGCAATGGCTGCCGTTCAGCACCTACGGACTCCCGGCCCATTTTCACCAGATCCAGGTCTTGACCCCGGTCCATTACGTTGTCATGTTTTTCGGTTCGATTTTTCGCGCTGAGGACGCGATGCTGCTTTTCAAGATCGGTGTGGTGGGCGAGCAGATTTTTTTCCTCCTGGGGGTTTACCGTTTGTCCCGGCTCATTTATCAAAATCGGCTGGCGGTCCTGGCTGTTGGTGTTGCTGCCGCGGTGAGCACGGTTTGGTATTCCAATCTGCATGACAGTCTGCGGTTCGGTTATATGCTCCCATGGGTGGTCTATTATGTGGTCCTGTTTTCACGGACGTTACGTCCGATTTTTTTGTGGTGGGCCGGGATACTGGGCTTAATGTGGTGGGTTGTCGGCAGTACGGCTTACCACATCATCGCGGAATTCTGGGCTGTGGCCGTGTTCGCGGCCTTGCTGCTATGCCGGACAAAAGGCGTTTTCCGGGCCCTCGTATCGGCCACGAAGGAGAACATTCTGGGGTTCCTGGCCTTTCTGGGTCTGACGGTTTATTTCGGCGTTTATTACCGTCTGGCTCTGCAGGACCTGGTTTTTTCTTCTCCGGGCCGTGACCCCGGCACCGGGGCCAGCTCCATGGAGTCCTTTTTGACATATGGAGGGACAGCGGACCTGGGGATGCTGTTGCGCGCGTTTCTGTTCGCCGATCCGCCGTTTTTGCCGGTCAGTTCCGCGGTCGATATGACGGTTTATATCGGCTTTCTGCCGTTCTTATTTTTTCTCCTTGCGGTTGTCAAATGCCGGGACAGACTTTTTTTCTGCCTTTTTCTGACAACGGCCTTTGTCGCCTTGCTCTCGTTTGGAGGTGCTCTGGCGAAGCTGTGCTATCATTTGCCGGGGATGGCGTATTACCGCCACTTGGGTTCGCTGGCGGCGCTGGTGAAAGTTCTGGTGCTGCTTGGATCGGGGTACGGCGTGGATGAGTTTTTGAAATGGATGAGCAAAGACCCGGGGAAGCAACGCGTCCTCGCGGGATTGTTGCTTTTGGCGATATTCGGTGATTTGATGTTTTTTCAGGTACGCCTGCATGCCCAGGCCCCGCGCTTGCCGGATGAGCAGGTCCGGGCCATGGATAGCGTCAAGGTCCATCAAGCCGGTTATCAGCCTGTCCGCGTTCTCGATCCGCTGGATGACCGCCAGAGGCAGGCGTGGCAGTTGTTGACATTTTCCCCGATGACGGCGAAATACACGGGCAGTTTCAATTTTGTGCAGATGGATGTCTGCGACCCTGTTTACCGGATGGACCTTTTGTCCAGCCGGGTCAGGCGCCTGGTCCCGATTCCCGGCGTGCAGCGTTTTTTGGTCGGGTGTTATTATCCCAAGATGCATTTAACATCCCGCGCCGTTTTTGTCCCCACGGTTGAGGAGGCTGCGTTTCAAATTATGAAAATCCGTCACCCCTCGGATCCGGTTGTGCTGCGAGGGAAACCGCCGGCTTCTCCTCGGGAAGGAACAGAGAAGGGGCGCCAGGGGCTTCCGCAAGGGGGACATGTCGAGAAATTTACCGCCAATGAGCTGGTGGCGCGGATTTCGGTTCCCGGCGACGGAGGCTGGCTTGTTTACGCGGATGCGTTTCATCCGAATTGGCGGGCCACGGTCAACGGAAAGTCCGTCCCGGTACTGGAGGCCAACCTCGCGTTTAAAGCGGTCGCGCTGTCGGCCGGGGAAAATGTCGTCCGGTTTTTTTACAGCCCTGCCCAAACGGCCATGACCGTTGTCCTGGCCCTGTTGGGGCTGGGGTTTGGGCTGCTCTTTTGTGCCGATTTCTGCCGGGAGCTTTTTTGTGAAAAATAA
- the msrA gene encoding peptide-methionine (S)-S-oxide reductase MsrA — MKPPFLSFLSLFLFVPAALVLSQPRDLDPNAHPLEKATFAGGCFWCMEPPFDKLKGVVSTTSGYTGGSQADPDYKEVSSGETGHCEAVEVLFDPSQVSYSQLLDVFWRNIDPTAVNRQFNDVGTQYRTAVFYHSEEQKRLAEASKAELGKSGRYNGKPIETEITPASAFYKAEEYHQDYYKKKPLPYKYYRFASGRDQYLKKIWKNDDSKKQDQ; from the coding sequence ATGAAACCCCCATTCCTGTCTTTTTTGTCCCTATTCCTCTTCGTCCCGGCTGCGCTGGTTCTCAGCCAACCCAGGGATTTGGATCCCAACGCCCATCCTTTGGAAAAAGCGACCTTTGCCGGCGGATGCTTCTGGTGCATGGAGCCGCCGTTCGACAAGCTCAAAGGCGTTGTTTCCACGACCTCCGGCTACACCGGCGGCTCCCAAGCGGACCCGGATTATAAGGAAGTCTCCTCTGGCGAAACGGGCCACTGCGAGGCCGTTGAGGTCCTTTTTGATCCCTCCCAGGTTTCCTATTCCCAGCTTCTGGACGTCTTCTGGCGCAACATCGACCCTACCGCCGTGAACCGCCAGTTCAACGATGTCGGGACCCAGTACCGGACCGCGGTCTTTTATCACAGCGAGGAGCAGAAGCGGCTGGCTGAGGCCTCCAAGGCCGAGCTGGGAAAATCCGGCCGCTACAACGGCAAGCCGATCGAGACCGAGATCACCCCGGCCTCCGCGTTTTACAAGGCCGAGGAATATCACCAGGATTACTATAAAAAAAAGCCGTTGCCGTACAAGTACTACCGTTTCGCATCCGGCCGCGACCAATATCTTAAGAAAATCTGGAAGAACGATGATTCTAAAAAGCAGGATCAATAA